The Acropora muricata isolate sample 2 chromosome 4, ASM3666990v1, whole genome shotgun sequence genome contains the following window.
ATTTCCATTTTAGTATGTTCGCCGTCATTTCTTCATGAAAGATAGCTATGTGTACATAGTAGTAGGTAATTTTTGGGAAATAAATTTGTTATTCAGTTTCGTTTGTCTTTTTTGCGGTTgtcctgttttctttcttttcaacctTTCTTGCGTCGCTTCAGCCATCTTTGTTGTCGACAATTTTTAGCTTGCCACGTTGTGAATGCGATTGTCATTGTGCCACTACCTTTAAATTTAATGCAGTTTGGAGTTACGGAGTGTTGCAAAGGGGATAGTGTCTCTTCGGAGTTAACGAAACCAAAACGACGATCGCGACAAGAAGATctcaaatttgcatgtttaacaaCACGCTTTGCACGAGCCTTGTTCAGCTGTACATTTTGCAGCCGTTCTCGTCCTAACTGAAAGAAACGACAATGTCGCAAATCATTGGTATGATTTGTCGAATGTGGAAAAACAGTCGTGTGACACGCTCTGATGTAATTCTTTTACCAAGGGTGCTtacaatagaccaatttcgatatatttcGGTGTGAGAGAATGGTGCCCAATTCTTTTCACCATAGCGAGGCTCTGGGGAAAAAACTTAAGTTCTCTTTGAGAACACACATGGAAGTGTTGCTTTTTTTCTAGTACagtgtttgctttttttgtggTTTTCGGCTTGGTATTTAGGCTACAGCTACTAGTCACTATCGAAAAGTACAGAGGACAAAAAAATCTCACTGAAATCTTTCGCAAAGCACATGGCTCGAGTCGATCTTGGTTGCCTTGGCTAAACGAAGAATGGCATATTTTATTCAGGACTTTTCCAAGCTTCCTTGGGTATCTCATACACGACGTATTTAACGTGGTCTGCCCTGTCTCATGAGCCACATGGCTTGTGCAATCTACTAGGTTACATTATATCGGGGTATGGTCAAAACTTTGGATTGAGTCTGCAGGGAATTGTCAGCGGAATTTCTCATGCTTATTTACGCCAGTTTCAGCACAGCCATTATTGCTTCAAATTAAAGCTAAGTAAGCTAACATGTCAAAGTAAACCTATTCTTTGAAAAAGACCATTTTATACCTTTCGAGGACACTCTTATTTGTCAAGCAACATTTTCTCACGAGTTGAGTTTCGCCCAAAGTATGGTTACGAGTGCTCGCAATCTCCTTACTGTTAACAACAGCTTTCTTATGGCACGCACCAGCGTGTAGACTAAGTTACGAACAGAAACTAGTTGTCTGCGAAAGCTGTGGTCATCAGCTTTGTTCTCGTCAAAACGGATATCGTCAAGCACGAAAAACAATAACACGGTACCATGTTTTCCTTCAAATTTGCGGCATACCCTTCGCCTTTAAGAGTCTGACATATCTATTATTCATATATTCTTTAGACAGATGGCGCATCCACGTTTCAGTTGAACTCAAAACAAATATGTCACTGAAAAGTAGCGATGCGGAGCGCAGGGAGAAGACAGTTGAAGAGGTAGCATACAACTATTCTTGTtcaaagagttttccattacctttttcctacaactattcttgttcactttcatTATTCTTCTTGCAACTTTATACATCATGATGACGTTAACAAACTGGTACAGCCCCACCCAGGCCACTGACATGACGCAGCTCGAGCGGTCTTGGCCAGTGGCTTGGATCAACATGGGTTCCAGTAGCGCTTGTTTGTGTCTCTATATTTGGAAGCTACTCGCTCCAGTGTTTCGATCTATGTTCGAGGGTGACACTGAAAGCACTGCAATTCAGTCGCATGGGGTCAGAGGACGCACAAACTATGAGTAAAGTTCGAAGGAAACCCCAAATACCGTAAATGACGTAAAACCAGAAAGAGCAGTTAGTAATCAaccttgaagaagaaaaaaagtaaaactttGCACGGAAATCTTGAAAcgcatgcagtataagaaaacGCGTACAAAACGAAACATTGAAAaggaagaacaagaaaagaCTGCAAGTATTACAAATAATCCACTGCCTGAAGCAGTGGATTATTTGTAAAGAGGTGTTTAGACTACAAGCAAGATGTTGAGACTTCAAGAGAAAACAGTCAAGTTGCAACACAAAGTAGCCGAGTTATAAGGACTCAATATTTGATTACAAGTATACGTGTTTTCGATTTATGATGAAGATGGACTGAGATATGAAAATAATATATTCAAGCTTCGACAATCATTCACCTAGGGATCTCGCTTTAACAAATGAAGgatgaaaagtgaaaaagaGATTATtaccaaaaaattgaaaaaaaattatagtacCAATCGGTAATTCTTTCCAGAAAAACACCCAGTACGTGGACATCATGTTAAAGAAACGTAGAAAAAAAGAGGCTTTATTAGTTAAGTTTTTACAAAAATCTGTACAAGTACACcacaaatgaaaatatttcaatctTGGTGTTAAATATAAGAAACAATTCATTTCcaggtttgttttttgttggaaGAGTAGTGTTTCTTCGAATTCTTCTTAGGTGGACGTCTTGATCCCGGCGCTGGTTTCGATTGAGAGCCAGAAGCTTGTGCACGTTCTTCTTCCACAAGCTTCCTTTGaagttctttttcttccttgttGGAAGAGTAGTGTTTCTTGTTCTTCCTTGAAGGTCCTGATCCCTTCGCTGGTTTCGATTGGGAGCCAGAAGCTTGTGCACGCTCTTTTTCCACACGCTTCCgttgaagttcttcttcttccgtGTTGGAAGAGGAGTGTTTCTTGTTCTTCCTTGGAGGTCCTGATCCCTGTGCTGGTTCCGATTGAGAGCCAGAAGCTTGTGCACACTCTTCTTCCACAAGCTtcctttgaagttcttcttcttccttgttaGAAGAAGAGTGTTTCTTGTTCTCCCTTGGAGGTCCTGATCCCTGCGCTGGTTCCGATTGAGAGCCAGAAGCTTGTGCTCGTTCTTCTTCCACGAGCTCCCTTtcaagttcttcttcttccttagcCTGTTCTAATTCACGTTCAGGTTGGCGAGCGTCACGTCTCCGTCTAGCGTATgataaaatgaggaaaaacaaatgaTGTTACCTGGAAAGATGACGAACCGATTGAAGGGGGGACGCCATTAAAAATAGACGCTAACGGAGGTTGCCTGATGACGAAGTTGAAACTTTTCTCAGgtcaaagcattttttttcttcactctaACAGTGCTACAAACGCGTGGCAATAGCTCGGCTTCGGACGAACCCGCTTAAAATGGAGAGAGCAAAAGCTCTAATGATTGATtgctatagagtgttttcactcacgagATCATTGAGCatctttttcaaccaaaacaaaagaaaacgttagcataagaatagagttcaatttcTGGGTGGATTAGtcagggacaccaacatggccgccgtgacagtgaaaacactctatagctTTTATTATATGATACTTAATTGATAGTTGTTGTAACTTGAATTCTCAGTCAAAATCAGATGTCAATCAAAAAAGCATTGCGGTGGGTCTTCCTGCGTTTGGCGCTAACTACATGTCATGCAATTGAAGTGTTTCACATTAAAAGTACATCGACTACCTCATGATTTCCTTGATATAAGCAATGGTGACGTATACAGCCATGAAGCAGTAATCAGTCATCCAAAATGTGATCATCACGTCAAACGTGTTCTGCCAAGTCCAATGAATTAATATGGTCTCGAAACTTGCCCAGTAATCTTAAAAACAATACCAACATCAGATTGTAAATGGTTTAGCATTATGCGTCGAtagcgtttgaatgaaatcaaaCTTCCTCAGTTAAATTAGACTGACAGCAGTCTCTCTCCTTCTCTAAAATCGTTGAAACGAACTTTCAAAACGGCGAACATTCAGTACTGAAGCTGCAGGTCACAAATACGGCGGGCATCAAATCGTATTTGTGACTCGCAGCTTCAGCACTGCATGtttgccattttgaaagttcgTTTCAACAATTTTAGAGCAAAACAGAGACTGCTCGCAGGCTACAGTAAAATTTAAAGATACCAACAAATTTGACAGTCTGACTCCTCCGTAATAATATACGATTCTTGTGCTTCCTATGAATTAAGTTGTATTTATTGTCgtaaaaaagcaaaattctCATTTTTGCGCCGGCCAGGCAAAATTTTGACGACtgagaggaaggaaaagctaAGAGCTTGTGAGAGTAGCGCTTCTTTACTTGTACAGAAGCTACTGACTAGAACAATCCTGGTTTGATGAAAGTTCGCAAAAGACAAGACTCCTAACAGACTGACAGGAATAGCTAACTGCACACCAGCGATGCTCATCAGTCATTAATCATTGACTTTTACTTACAAGAAGTGAAATTGCATGCTTTTAGTAGAATTTCATTTGATGTGATCCAGCGTGTGATATCCACGATCTTATTGTGCATGTTCATCGTAAGCCAGGGTGTCGATTCAGACGAGCGTTGGGAGGGGTTCAATGAGCAAAACAGCGATTCCTAGAAATAGAGAGACAAACTTCATTTAACTTGGTACTGTACTACTATACCATGACATTGGAGGCATTTGGTACCATATCTCACTCAAACTTGCTCGTCCAAGAGGCTTTGGCCGGATGAACCAGGTAATCTACTCACATTGATCGGAACTTTTGCCATGACGTTATCCTGTGGATCAGTTTGGACGGAAACATTGCCTTTGCGCCATTCCTCATACGCCCATACGTTCCACCATTTGGTAATTCGCCAAGGCGAGTCACTAGTCCCTTGGGTATCTTTCAAAGCACAAACTTTCGTCTCCTAAGAATGATAATGAATAGGTTAAATATCAGTTAAGAATTTGAGGAACAGCGAAAGTATGTTGCAGAGAGAACAAGTTCTGAAAATCAAGGTTCTTCCATGAGTGCGCTGCAAGTATTCTCCGCCTCAGCTCACTGGTTTAAAGCCCAGAATTCACCCCCGAAATAAAAGGATTAAGttaagcttttgttttgcttgcttTCATTTAGCTTATTTCTCGGCTTTCCTacagttattgttgttaatgTGATTAACCCAAATTGACAGTTTATTTTTCCCTAATTACATATTTTAGTAACTTTTatgtttttacagtttttacTTGTCTCTATTACTTGAACGCTACTGATGCTTCTTTTTAAATTTCGCAACCATTAAAAAGGAGGTCAAGGATATATAGCATGAGCTGAAACATCCTTAtgagaaaaaaagttttgaacCTTACACGCGACATCTTATCGGCTAACCAAGCCAGGAATAAAACTGGCATCCCATTTTACGGAAGAAGCAATTTCTTCACCCTCCAATACTAAAACCGGGATAGTCCCCGCTAATGTGAACTCTTGTAGTTTGAGTGTTAAAAAATACCTAAGCAAGAGCAAATGTGGCAGACAACGGTTATGAAATTCACTCACAGGTCCAGTTTTGTTTGAGCCGGCCATGCAAATCTCCATTGCAGTGATAAAAATTTCAGTTCGATTGGACATGACGCTTGATCTCCTCCAGTTCAAATACTCGTTGCAGTGGTCCAATAGCTTTGCAAAGTTCCACGATGAGTCATCTGCATGTTTGGTTACATTCTTTCGGCAGAATTCTTCACTCTTAGGAGGAATAATTTCAAAGTAATGTGACATTAAAAACTCTATCAAGGCTCATTTGACGAAGCTATTAGGGGTCTCGCTCAAGACCGATATGAAGGTGACCTGTAGTTGTCTGGAGTTGACAACACTCACGTGAACTGGATGGACGAAGACGTTTTGGCTCCATTCATTCCACGAGCAGTTCGGCCCATCTCTTACATCGCGAATAAAACCATGCTGTTATTTAGAAGCGAACAACTTTGTTTCAAAATACTCGTAAAAGGCGATATTTACAGCCCTTATAAGAGTCAgactttcaaatctttttctttcttttcattgcttGGGAAAATTACGCATTTGAGAGACGAAAAACTCAAGACAATTTGCACACAAATATCAACACTCACCGGATCCCGTTTGTTTGAACGCACTGGGCACATCACAGACTTGTTCACGGCAATTTCACCTTTTCTGATCTTGACGGCAACGTCTTTGACAATGGTTCCGTCTTTCAACGGGTCTTCGAAAGATAAGGTCAGGTTTTCGTTGTAGTCAAAGCCATTGTTCTGAATCCAGTACCCAGCATCCAAAAGATCCTTAGAGGACTCCAGCGATTCCTTCAAAACCGGATTTGCTGGAGTCACAGGCATGTGATCACCATTATCAACACGATTCTC
Protein-coding sequences here:
- the LOC136912821 gene encoding uncharacterized protein — encoded protein: MLSALPSINPNDDLYDDTVRCHNTSSGIGENRVDNGDHMPVTPANPVLKESLESSKDLLDAGYWIQNNGFDYNENLTLSFEDPLKDGTIVKDVAVKIRKGEIAVNKSVMCPVRSNKRDPSEEFCRKNVTKHADDSSWNFAKLLDHCNEYLNWRRSSVMSNRTEIFITAMEICMAGSNKTGPETKVCALKDTQGTSDSPWRITKWWNVWAYEEWRKGNVSVQTDPQDNVMAKVPINESLFCSLNPSQRSSESTPWLTMNMHNKIVDITRWITSNEILLKACNFTSYYWASFETILIHWTWQNTFDVMITFWMTDYCFMAVYVTIAYIKEIMRRRRDARQPERELEQAKEEEELERELVEEERAQASGSQSEPAQGSGPPRENKKHSSSNKEEEELQRKLVEEECAQASGSQSEPAQGSGPPRKNKKHSSSNTEEEELQRKRVEKERAQASGSQSKPAKGSGPSRKNKKHYSSNKEEKELQRKLVEEERAQASGSQSKPAPGSRRPPKKNSKKHYSSNKKQTWK